The following nucleotide sequence is from Mesobacillus jeotgali.
AAAAATCATGCTTCGCGATGACAGAGCCTGGCGCTGGTTCGGATACAAGAAACATTAAAATGACGGCTGTGAAGGACGGAAATGAATGGGTTCTGAATGGTGAGAAGACATTCATTACTGGCGGAAACGAAGCGGATTTTGTCATGGTCATTGCGATCACTGATAAAGAAAAACACCGTGCCACAGGCCGTGATGGGGTGACCTGTTTTATTGTCGACCGGGAAATGGGCTGGAAATCAGAATTTATACATACGATGGGCGAATGGGGACCGGCGGGACTGGTGTTCGATAACGTCCGCGTACCAGAGGAAAATATCCTGGGCGAAGTCGATGGCGGCTATAAACTGGGACTGGAATGGATCGGTTTTGCAAGATGGGTTGTCGGCGCCAGGGCGATCGGAGCCGCAGAACGCTTGCTGCAAATGGCCATTGATTATTCCAAAGAGCGGATTACCTTTGGCAAACCGATTGCGGAAAGACAAGCTATCCAGTGGATGATTGCCGATTCAGCTGTGGAAATTGAAGCCGCACGATGGCTTGTGCTCAATGCTGCATATACACTTGATGCCGGTGAAGATAACAGGCATATGGCATCGATGGCAAAATTGTATGGCTCCAATATGGGCAACAGAGTTGTCGACCGAGTTATGCAAATTCATGGCGGTATGGGCTACACAAGGGAATTGCCAATCGAGCGCTGGTACCGTGAAGCCAGACTTTGGAGAATTTACGATGGCACGGATGAAATCCAGCGGATGATCATCGCCAGGGACCTATTGAAAGGGCATGTGAAAATCGGCCAGTTTGTATAACGAACAAATGAAAGCGGTAACAGTTTGATAGATAGAGGAGGAAATAGAATGGCAGGAAGATTTGAGGGAAGAGTTGCTTTTGTGACGGGAGGCAGCAGAGGAATCGGAAAAGGGATTGTTCAGCTTTTCGCCGAGGAAGGAGCGAAGGTTGCTTTTATTGACTTGAATGAGGAAGCATTGGCGGAAACCACAAACGAGTTGCGTGAGAAGGGTTATGAAGTTTACTCCAAGGTAGCGAATGTGACGGACTCCGGGCAGGTTGAACAGACAGTGAAAGAAGTGCATGACACTTTTGGCTCTGTCGACATCCTTGTGAACAATGCCGGTGTTATCCGCGATAACCTCCTTTTTAAAATGAGTGATTCCGACTGGCAAACTGTCATGGACGTCCACCTTAAAGGTTCATTCAATGCAGCAAAAGCAGCTCAGAAGTATATGGTTGAACAGAAATATGGCCGAATCATCAATATTTCGTCAACCTCTGCACTTGGAAACAGGGGCCAGGCAAACTATGCAGCTGCCAAGGCAGGTCTCCAGGGTTTCACTAAAACACTTGCGATTGAGCTGGGGCGTTATGGGATAACAGCCAATTCGGTCGCTCCGGGCTTCATCGAGACGGAAATGACGAAGGAAACAGCAGCTCGAATTGGAATCTCATTTGACGACTTGATTAAGCACAGTGTCGCAGGCATTCCTGTCGGCAGAAGCGGAAAACCAGCGGATATCGCCAACGCAGTGGCCTTCTTTGCTGATGAAAAATCGTCCTTTGTCAACGGCCAGGTCATTTATGTAGCGGGCGGTCCAAAAAATTAATGTGAGGTGAAGATCAGTGTTCAAAGAGCATATTGGCAAACAGTCCAATAAAATTAAAAACATTGTGGAACGCGGCGCTGTCAGGAAATTTGCCGAAGCCATCGGAGATCTTCATCCTATTTTCATTGATGAAGAAACAGGCAAAAACTCACGATATAACAGGAACATTGCGCCGCCTACATTTCCTAGGGTTTTCGATTACGGAACAATACAGGGGCTGAATCTTCCTAATAAAGGCCTCATCCATGGGGAACAGACTTATCATTATGAACGCCCCTTGCTTGTAGGTGAAGAAATTACCTGTTACTCGGTGATCAAAAATTATTTCGAGAAGAAAGGAACCCAGGGTGAAATGGGCTTCCTGGTATTAGAAAGCTTTGGTGAGGATGAAATGGGAAAACTAGTCTTTTCCTCCACGCAAACGGTCATTATCACGGAAGCGGTAAGGAAGGTGTTGATTGGATGAGCAGCTTAGCAGAATTGAAGGTAGGAGAATCCCTGAAGGAGGTTCAGCTTGATCCGGTCGACCGGATAACGCTGATTAAATATGCCGGTGCTTCGGGAGATTACAATCCAATCCATACAATCGATGAAGAAGCTAAAAAAGCTGGGCTGCCGGGAATCATCGCTCACGGCATGTGGACAATGGGCAACCTGGCAAAGCTTTTCACCGAATTTTACGAGGAGGGATTCATTCAGGACTATATGATTCGTTTTAAAGGAATGGTTTTCCTGAATGACGTCGTCACTCTAAAAGCAAAGCTGGCAGAGGAAAATGAGAACATCCTTAGATTCAACGTTAGAGCAGTCAATCAAAATGGCAATGAAGTCATTAAGGGAGATGTCCTGTATCATCGGTATGATTCTTAATAACCAAAAACCCGGCAGAGATTTGCTGGGTTTATGCCATTTAGGTCTTATACGGTATATTCAGGGTTTTCAGAAATATTAACAAAAGCTATGTAAGAACGCCTAACCGACTTTCAATTTTCAATTAGAAATAGCAGAAACGAGGTGTTAAACACTAGTGAATTTTGATTTTGACGAGGATTTACTGACGTTAAAAAGAAATGTCCGTAATTTTATTCAAAGTGAAGTCGAGCCTATTGCGATGCAAATCGAGGAAGAAGACAACATTCCGGAAAACATCATCCAGCTTTCCAGGGAAATGGGCCTTTTCGGTTTAAGCATACCGGAGGAATACGGCGGACTGGGAATCGGCATGGTGGAGAAATGTGCATTGTATGAGGAAATCGGCCAGACGCACAATGGCTATACGACTTTGATTGGTGCCCATACTGGGATCGGCACAGTCGGGATTGTCGAGCTGGGCAATGAGCAGCAAAAGCGAAGATATTTGCCTGCTATGGCCAGCGGAGTGAAAATCGGGGCCTTTGCACTGACAGAACCTGATGCAGGTTCGAATGCAGCTAATCTAAAGACGACCGCTGTAAAAAAAGGCGATAAATATGTGCTGAACGGTTTGAAGCACTATATTACGAATGCATTAGAGGCAAGTGTATTTACAGTGATGGCAGTGACAGACCATGAAAAAGGTGCGAAAGGAATCACATCGTTTATCGTCGAAAAGGACTTTCCTGGCTTCAAGATCGGAAAAACGGAAAAAAAGATGGGCCTAAAGGGATCCCATTCTGCTGAATTGGTGTTCGAGGATTGCGAGGTTCCCGTTGAAAATGTTCTTGGGACTGAAGGGCATGGTTATGTAAATGCCTTGAAAATACTGGCCAATGGAAGAGCAGGCCTTGCGGCGCGTAATCTGGGATCCTCCCAAAAGCTCCTTGACATGTCTGTTGCCTATGCCAAAGAGAGGTTCCAATTCGGGAAACCGATCATCAAGCATCAAGCAGTAAGCCATATGCTCGCGGAAATGGCGGTTGAAATCGAAGCACTCAGGTCTTTTACATACCGAGTTGCCTGGATGGTT
It contains:
- a CDS encoding acyl-CoA dehydrogenase family protein — encoded protein: MHLRLTEEQKMVQKTIRRFVEKELVPLENEVLRNEREGRPSLPPGKMRELQLKAKEAGFWGINTPEQYGGADLGQMMMAIVLMEVSKTFVPFQFGGSADNILYYGNEEQNQKYLIPTINGEKKSCFAMTEPGAGSDTRNIKMTAVKDGNEWVLNGEKTFITGGNEADFVMVIAITDKEKHRATGRDGVTCFIVDREMGWKSEFIHTMGEWGPAGLVFDNVRVPEENILGEVDGGYKLGLEWIGFARWVVGARAIGAAERLLQMAIDYSKERITFGKPIAERQAIQWMIADSAVEIEAARWLVLNAAYTLDAGEDNRHMASMAKLYGSNMGNRVVDRVMQIHGGMGYTRELPIERWYREARLWRIYDGTDEIQRMIIARDLLKGHVKIGQFV
- the fabG gene encoding 3-oxoacyl-ACP reductase FabG, with the protein product MAGRFEGRVAFVTGGSRGIGKGIVQLFAEEGAKVAFIDLNEEALAETTNELREKGYEVYSKVANVTDSGQVEQTVKEVHDTFGSVDILVNNAGVIRDNLLFKMSDSDWQTVMDVHLKGSFNAAKAAQKYMVEQKYGRIINISSTSALGNRGQANYAAAKAGLQGFTKTLAIELGRYGITANSVAPGFIETEMTKETAARIGISFDDLIKHSVAGIPVGRSGKPADIANAVAFFADEKSSFVNGQVIYVAGGPKN
- a CDS encoding acyl-CoA dehydrogenase family protein, translated to MNFDFDEDLLTLKRNVRNFIQSEVEPIAMQIEEEDNIPENIIQLSREMGLFGLSIPEEYGGLGIGMVEKCALYEEIGQTHNGYTTLIGAHTGIGTVGIVELGNEQQKRRYLPAMASGVKIGAFALTEPDAGSNAANLKTTAVKKGDKYVLNGLKHYITNALEASVFTVMAVTDHEKGAKGITSFIVEKDFPGFKIGKTEKKMGLKGSHSAELVFEDCEVPVENVLGTEGHGYVNALKILANGRAGLAARNLGSSQKLLDMSVAYAKERFQFGKPIIKHQAVSHMLAEMAVEIEALRSFTYRVAWMVDSGQKVIKEAAMLKLYGSEVYNRVADKAVQIHGGLGYISDYPVERYFRDARITRIYEGTSEIQKNIIAAQLEKEN
- a CDS encoding MaoC/PaaZ C-terminal domain-containing protein; amino-acid sequence: MSSLAELKVGESLKEVQLDPVDRITLIKYAGASGDYNPIHTIDEEAKKAGLPGIIAHGMWTMGNLAKLFTEFYEEGFIQDYMIRFKGMVFLNDVVTLKAKLAEENENILRFNVRAVNQNGNEVIKGDVLYHRYDS
- a CDS encoding MaoC family dehydratase N-terminal domain-containing protein produces the protein MFKEHIGKQSNKIKNIVERGAVRKFAEAIGDLHPIFIDEETGKNSRYNRNIAPPTFPRVFDYGTIQGLNLPNKGLIHGEQTYHYERPLLVGEEITCYSVIKNYFEKKGTQGEMGFLVLESFGEDEMGKLVFSSTQTVIITEAVRKVLIG